One part of the Aspergillus luchuensis IFO 4308 DNA, chromosome 5, nearly complete sequence genome encodes these proteins:
- a CDS encoding uncharacterized protein (COG:S;~EggNog:ENOG410PTF0;~InterPro:IPR011431;~PFAM:PF07543;~TransMembrane:1 (o48-65i)) translates to MATRDPGEVAADALNDFFGQLYSFFETIFTRFFGNLYASFADVSINRWTKVILSVIGYILIRPYIERFFKFMHDRDRKKQLEKEKAERDGKKAKMSANELRGGSGAGRVLGEVENTDDEIEDGEDFATASGVPEWGKNARKRQKKYMKNLEKEAESRTHNLSEEQLMELLDWSESEDDKAASKKE, encoded by the coding sequence ATGGCAACCCGCGATCCCGGCGAAGTTGCCGCTGACGCTCTCAACGACTTTTTCGGTCAACTCTACAGCTTCTTTGAGACCATCTTTACCCGATTCTTCGGAAACCTCTATGCCTCCTTCGCCGATGTGAGCATCAACCGCTGGACGAAGGTCATCCTGTCTGTGATTGGCTACATTCTCATCCGGCCATACATCGAGCGTTTCTTCAAGTTCATGCATGACCGAGAccgcaagaagcagctggagaaggaaaaggccgagagagatggaaagaaggcgaagatgtcAGCTAATGAGCTTCGTGGCGGCTCCGGAGCTGGTCGAGTCCTCGGAGAAGTGGAGAACACAGACGATGAgattgaagatggagaggactTCGCGACGGCGAGCGGCGTCCCTGAGTGGGGAAAGAACGCTcggaagagacagaagaagtACATGAAGAacctggagaaggaggctgagagCCGGACACACAATCTCTCTGAGGAGCAGCTTATGGAGCTGCTGGATTGGAGTGAGTCGGAGGATGACAAGGCCGCTAGTAAGAAGGAGTAG
- a CDS encoding CENP-S family protein (COG:S;~EggNog:ENOG410PR25;~InterPro:IPR009072,IPR029003;~PFAM:PF15630;~go_component: GO:0071821 - FANCM-MHF complex [Evidence IEA];~go_function: GO:0046982 - protein heterodimerization activity [Evidence IEA]), whose protein sequence is MEQNEEVNLEERLKSALWLSVGKIVDEETIKLGVNATPQFIGALTEMVWAQIETVSQDLESFAKHAGRSTVNVADVMLLARRNEGLESILRAFVEQQREEEA, encoded by the exons ATGGAGCAGAACGAAGAAGTCAATCTTGAAGAG CGCTTGAAATCTGCTCTCTGGTTATCGGTTGGAAAGATCGTGGACGAAGAGACCATCAAGCTTGGTGTTAACGCCACCCCTCAGTTCATCGGAGCTTTGACTGAAATGGTCTGGGCCCAGATTG AGACGGTCAGCCAGGATCTGGAGTCATTTGCTAA GCATGCCGGGCGCTCAACAGTCAATGTCGCAGATGTGATGCTACTTGCACGCCGTAACGAAGGACTGGAGTCTATTCTACGAGCATTTGTTGAGCAACAgcgtgaagaagaagcttaa
- a CDS encoding uncharacterized protein (COG:Q;~EggNog:ENOG410PFVV;~InterPro:IPR013154,IPR013149,IPR002328,IPR036291, IPR011032,IPR020843;~PFAM:PF00107,PF08240,PF13602;~go_function: GO:0008270 - zinc ion binding [Evidence IEA];~go_function: GO:0016491 - oxidoreductase activity [Evidence IEA];~go_process: GO:0055114 - oxidation-reduction process [Evidence IEA]) produces MLNTATDSVNTYRTTLKTTPVMKAARFHGRGDIRVEEIEEPTCGKGQVKMRPSFVGICGSDIHEYSGGPVLVPEKPHAITGTSLPVTLGHEFSGVVEEVGEDVTHISPGQRAVVRPTIFDRECTPCKQGYEHCCEKIGFIGLSGYGGGLAKYIVAPAEHFYTIPDNVSLEAAALVEPLAVAWHAVNISPFKPNDNVLVLGGGPVGIGIIQVLELQGAKNIMVAELTENRKRFASNYGATHILDPREVDVATKARELTDGVGADVVFDTAGVEVALNGAIAACRTHGTIINIAVWEKRPAIRVNELMYSEVNYTGSALYDESAFREVIRALSYGQLKPERMVTSKIKLDDVVEKGFQALVDDRDSHCKILVDVQA; encoded by the exons ATGTTGAACACTGCAACCGACTCTGTCAACACTTATCGAACAACCCTTAAAACCACGCCTGTCATGAAGGCAGCGCGCTTCCACGGTCGCGGCGACATCAGAGTTGAGGAAATTGAAGAACCCACATGCGGCAAAGGGCAAGTGAAG ATGCGACCATCATTTGTTGGAATATGTGGCAGTG ACATCCACGAATACTCCGGAGGCCCTGTTCTAGTTCCAGAAAAGCCTCACGCAATCACGGGAACCAGCCTGCCAGTAACACTCGGTCACGAGTTCAGCGGAGtcgttgaagaagtcggagAAGATGTGACCCATATCTCACCGGGACAACGAGCGGTTGTGCGACCGACCATCTTCGATCGAGAATGCACGCCATGCAAGCAGGGCTATGAACACTGTTGCGAGAAGATTGGTTTCATCGGGCTCTCTG GCTACGGTGGTGGATTAGCGAAATATATCGTAGCACCCGCAGAACATTTCTATACGATTCCCGACAACGTATCCCTCGAGGCAGCAGCATTGGTCGAACCGTTGGCAGTAGCCTGGCACGCCGTGAACATATCGCCATTTAAGCCAAATGACAACGTCTTGGTGCTCGGGGGGGGACCTGTCGGTATTGGGATCATCCAGGTGCTTGAACTACAGGGAGCGAAGAACATCATGGTCGCGGAGTTGACGGAGAATAGGAAGCGGTTTGCTTCCAATTACGGCGCAACTCATATTCTGGATCCGCGAGAGGTGGACGTCGCTACAAAGGCACGCGAGTTGACCGATGGCGTGGGAGCAGATGTTGTTTTTGATACAGCTGGTGTGGAGGTGGCTTTGAACGGTGCCATCGCTGCATGTCGAACGCATGGAACAATAATAAACATTGCTGTGTGGGAGAAGCGGCCAGCTATCCGAGTCAACGAGTTGATGTATAGTGAAGTCAACTATACGGGGTCAGCACTGTACGATGAAAGCGCGTTTCGCGAAGTCATTCGGGCGCTTAGTTATG GGCAATTGAAACCCGAGCGAATGGTCACATCGAAGATCAAgctggatgatgttgtggagaAGGGCTTCCAGGCTTTGGTGGACGATCGCGACTCTCATTGCAAGATATTGGTCGATGTGCAGGCTTAA
- a CDS encoding uncharacterized protein (COG:G;~EggNog:ENOG410PF97;~InterPro:IPR005829,IPR005828,IPR003663,IPR036259, IPR020846;~PFAM:PF00083;~TransMembrane:12 (i60-91o111-131i138-156o162-184i196-216o236-257i320-339o351-372i379-401o407-434i446-469o481-500i);~go_component: GO:0016020 - membrane [Evidence IEA];~go_component: GO:0016021 - integral component of membrane [Evidence IEA];~go_function: GO:0022857 - transmembrane transporter activity [Evidence IEA];~go_process: GO:0055085 - transmembrane transport [Evidence IEA]): MSLEGNKKKSGVPDEIVKQLPSNVEETGAERTNDAEKSLAHTRFEHSLGFWKACQFYRPALLWSCFVNLAVILCGFDGALIGSLVGLTPFVRTYGRLVDGQYAVAPSWLSAFNYASYVGSVPGSLVAGIAYDKYGPRMTLAAASIGSIGSIFFQFFSEGPALLFVGELLNGFITGVYPVLANAYVSEVAPVAARGVLAAVINLSYVIGQLVASGLLKGTSTMDSKWAYKIPFASQWALPVFILSLIYFCPTPPYWLCKKGRPEQARKSIQRLTTSEVDVDAYLAHIEETLRLEESSRTKASILDCFRGTNLRRTIISCQAFNIQALCGNILFINYAVYFFENAGLDTSDAFSMNVGLTCMGFVGTLASYVLISYAGRRTIYLWGSTVIALLLLLVGILAVVPQHNSGPVWAMSALMVICNLVYDMSVGPLCFTVMSEVSAVNLRGVTIALSNVTVVIWSVIFAVAIPYAMDTTGANWGGKLGFLFAGIGVLDTLWCYFFLPETKGRTFEELDFMFQQKLPTRQFSKYQFTETQQVAPEA; encoded by the coding sequence ATGTCTCTAGAGGGGAATAAAAAGAAGTCGGGGGTTCCGGATGAAATTGTCAAACAATTACCTAGTAACGTTGAAGAGACTGGGGCTGAACGAACCAATGATGCAGAAAAATCCCTGGCCCATACCAGATTCGAGCACAGTCTCGGGTTCTGGAAGGCGTGCCAGTTCTACCGTCCAGCCCTGCTATGGTCTTGCTTCGTCAACCTAGCAGTCATTCTGTGTGGCTTTGATGGCGCCTTGATTGGAAGTCTGGTGGGGCTGACCCCGTTTGTTCGCACATATGGCAGATTGGTGGACGGGCAATATGCGGTTGCTCCCTCTTGGCTGTCTGCCTTCAATTATGCATCATACGTGGGCAGTGTGCCTGGCTCGCTGGTGGCAGGCATTGCCTACGACAAATACGGCCCGCGCATGACCCTCGCTGCAGCTTCAATCGGCTCGATCGGGTCCATCTTCTTTCAGTTCTTCAGCGAAGGCCCAGCTCTTCTCTTCGTTGGCGAGCTACTTAACGGATTTATTACAGGTGTTTACCCTGTCCTCGCCAATGCCTATGTTAGTGAAGTTGCTCCCGTTGCAGCTCGCGGTGTCCTCGCTGCCGTCATAAACCTGTCCTATGTCATTGGTCAACTAGTGGCATCGGGACTACTCAAGGGGACCAGCACGATGGATAGTAAGTGGGCTTATAAGATCCCGTTCGCTTCACAATGGGCTCTGCCTGTCTTCATCCTTTCGCTCATATACTTCTGTCCGACTCCTCCTTACTGGCTCTGCAAGAAGGGTCGACCAGAGCAAGCGCGAAAATCTATCCAGCGTTTGACGACATCCGAAGTTGACGTGGACGCATACCTCGCTCATATAGAAGAGACTCTCCGCTTAGAAGAGAGCTCCAGGACTAAGGCCAGCATTCTCGACTGCTTTCGCGGTACAAATCTACGGCGCACTATTATATCCTGTCAGGCTTTCAATATTCAAGCCCTCTGTGGTAATATCTTGTTCATAAATTATGCCGTTTACTTTTTCGAGAATGCTGGTCTAGATACGTCGGATGCTTTCTCAATGAATGTGGGGCTGACATGCATGGGCTTCGTTGGGACACTAGCCTCCTATGTTCTCATCTCATACGCCGGTCGGCGCACCATCTACCTGTGGGGCTCTACCGTAATCGCCTTGCTCCTACTTCTCGTCGGGATTCTGGCCGTTGTGCCCCAGCACAATTCGGGACCTGTGTGGGCCATGTCCGCCCTAATGGTGATATGCAACCTCGTCTACGACATGTCGGTGGGACCACTGTGCTTCACCGTTATGTCCGAGGTGTCTGCCGTTAATCTGAGAGGTGTCACTATAGCCCTGTCCAATGTCACTGTGGTGATATGGTCTGTCATATTTGCTGTCGCCATTCCCTATGCAATGGACACTACTGGTGCCAACTGGGGCGGCAAGCTGGGATTCCTATTCGCTGGAATCGGAGTCTTGGATACACTCTGGTGCTACTTCTTCCTGCCGGAGACTAAAGGTCGAACATTTGAGGAGCTGGATTTCATGTTCCAGCAGAAGCTACCCACGCGTCAGTTTAGCAAGTACCAGTTTACAGAGACACAGCAAGTAGCACCAGAGGCTTAG
- a CDS encoding phytanoyl-CoA dioxygenase family protein (COG:S;~EggNog:ENOG410PK73;~InterPro:IPR008775;~PFAM:PF05721) has product MYLCSANYIGDPSRFWEQCSKCYSLIPGLFLSFLTTILTENATMVAPQLVQITLSDEERATKKLSSHNLQAALEGLHRDGVCVITNGVDPAHLDKLNERMVPEAKTLYANPQTHRNFGSRTGNIQQEPVVDPNYMFEDVIANPWATAITECMLGPNPHLRFYSANTAFKAEDRQPVHVDVHFDFPKIPFGLCINVNLVATSPENGATELWPGSHRDADPRDSDDTGVIPEIVEARRRISPPVQPSLPKGAIIIRDFRLWHAGMPNRTDDPRVMLVTIHFPAWYRSDLKVILPRSLQGKVDWGHLVPCVEWVDENYDYLKGRHDHDFTLQP; this is encoded by the coding sequence ATGTATCTTTGCTCTGCAAACTATATAGGTGACCCCTCTCGCTTCTGGGAGCAGTGCAGTAAATGTTATAGTCTAATCCCCGGTCTTTTTCTCAGTTTCCTTACTACGATTTTAACTGAAAACGCAACCATGGTAGCCCCGCAGCTAGTCCAAATTACACTTTCGGACGAGGAACGGGCTACCAAAAAGCTCTCTTCTCATAACCTCCAAGCGGCTCTTGAAGGCCTTCATCGAGATGGCGTTTGTGTTATCACCAACGGCGTTGACCCTGCCCATCTCGACAAACTGAACGAGCGCATGGTCCCTGAGGCCAAGACTCTATATGCCAATCCGCAAACCCACCGCAACTTTGGCTCCCGCACAGGAAATATCCAGCAAGAGCCAGTCGTCGACCCGAACTACATGTTTGAGGATGTCATTGCAAACCCCTGGGCAACTGCTATCACCGAATGCATGCTGGGGCCAAACCCACACCTACGTTTCTATAGCGCCAACACGGCCTTCAAAGCCGAGGACCGACAACCGGTGCATGTCGACGTGCACTTTGACTTTCCCAAGATCCCGTTTGGACTGTGTATCAATGTAAATCTGGTGGCAACCTCCCCGGAGAATGGCGCCACCGAGCTCTGGCCTGGTAGCCACCGGGACGCCGATCCTCGAGACAGTGACGACACGGGTGTGATCCCGGAGATCGTTGAGGCTCGCCGCAGGATTTCTCCCCCAGTGCAGCCATCTCTACCGAAGGGAGCTATCATTATTCGGGACTTCCGGCTGTGGCATGCAGGCATGCCGAACCGCACAGATGACCCGCGTGTTATGCTCGTGACGATTCATTTCCCGGCGTGGTACCGTTCAGACTTGAAGGTCATACTACCTCGGAGCTTACAAGGAAAGGTGGACTGGGGCCATTTGGTACCGTGCGttgagtgggtggatgagaacTATGACTATCTGAAAGGTCGGCATGACCATGATTTTACACTGCAGCCATAG
- a CDS encoding uncharacterized protein (CAZy:CE10;~COG:I;~EggNog:ENOG410PNHB;~InterPro:IPR029058,IPR013094;~PFAM:PF07859;~TransMembrane:1 (o22-46i);~go_function: GO:0016787 - hydrolase activity [Evidence IEA]) — protein sequence MARALAEDDAIPNGWRTRQPGWTIWLLISIIRVSLVSLLLGIYYIIPSFRQSPTWTYRQAFTTRLTKLAMTIIRELGYAQSLSLESGKLGDRWVLMNPAPEDSYRGAFTSDTIKPETIGGTWYPSPPPKDLLAIIDIKDDDQEQETDDEKSLVILSFHGSAFLWLTGRPDDSGFTADLLNEKLGTGTRSLWVQYRLAGGNNPTPYPGPMQDAMTSYLYLVRELNISPSRIVLVGDSSGATMVMALLRHLASFQQESGHELAELPPPRACLLFSPSVEYSFEGDSQAVNAHRNQRTDYCDGEMAAWGARAFAPPESVRLDDPYLSPALHPFATPVPIFAQVGGAEMLCDSVRGFADAMRAVPGNNVEYLEMPGLPHDIYMMGHILGWQEEQEEMIEAAARFVRGV from the coding sequence ATGGCGCGCGCGCTGGCAGAAGACGACGCTATCCCCAACGGCTGGCGGACTCGCCAACCAGGCTGGACCATCTGGCTGCTTATATCAATAATCCGAGTCTCACTAGTATCTCTACTTCTTGGCATCTACTACATAATACCCTCTTTCAGACAAAGTCCGACATGGACATATCGCCAAGCATTCACCACCCGTCTCACAAAGCTAGCCATGACCATCATCCGCGAACTCGGCTACGCGCAGTCCCTGAGCCTAGAGTCAGGCAAGCTGGGCGACCGATGGGTCCTCATGAACCCAGCCCCGGAAGACTCGTATCGCGGTGCTTTCACAAGCGACACCATCAAACCTGAAACCATCGGCGGGACATGgtatccctctcctccacctaaGGACTTGCTAGCAATCATCGACATCAAGGATGATgatcaagagcaagaaaCAGATGACGAGAAGAGCCTCGTCATCCTATCATTCCACGGCAGCGCATTTCTCTGGCTAACTGGCAGGCCCGATGACTCCGGCTTCACAGCCGACCTACTCAACGAGAAGCTGGGTACAGGTACCCGGTCGCTGTGGGTGCAGTACCGGCTAGCGGGTGGTAACAATCCAACCCCTTACCCGGGGCCCATGCAAGACGCCATGACCTCATATCTCTACCTTGTTCGAGAACTGAACATCTCGCCGTCCCGCATCGTGCTCGTCGGCGACTCATCCGGAGCTACTATGGTCATGGCTCTATTGCGCCACCTCGCCTCGTTTCAGCAGGAGAGCGGCCATGAGCTTGCAGAGCTGCCGCCGCCTCGGGCGTGCCTTCTGTTCTCACCCTCGGTTGAGTACAGCTTCGAGGGTGACTCGCAGGCTGTCAACGCCCACCGGAATCAACGGACTGACTACTGTGATGGGGAGATGGCCGCGTGGGGTGCGCGTGCGTTTGCCCCGCCGGAGTCAGTGCGTCTGGATGATCCGTACCTGTCGCCGGCGCTGCATCCCTTTGCGACGCCTGTTCCGATCTTCGCACAAGTTGGGGGTGCGGAGATGCTGTGTGATAGTGTCAGGGGGTTTGCGGATGCGATGCGGGCTGTCCCGGGCAATAATGTCGAATACCTGGAAATGCCAGGCTTGCCGCATGATATCTATATGATGGGACATATTCTTGGGTggcaggaggagcaggaggagatgataGAGGCAGCTGCGCGGTTTGTTCGTGGTGTCTAG